Part of the Danio rerio strain Tuebingen ecotype United States chromosome 12, GRCz12tu, whole genome shotgun sequence genome, GAGGGACAGCATTAGTGTTTAATCACAGTTAGTTCTTACATGTTATTACTATTGCATAACATAAATACTATTCATTATTACCGTTTAATAACGCCTGATTTAGCTAGTAAGACAGACTCAACTGGAAACCAACCAATCACACTGAGCATCTGTGAATATGTAAATACAGAATATTCCAGCACACTGCAGGAGCAGTGATCAGGTGATCTGCTGAATACTGATGTGATGTCCACAGGTGATGTCTACAGGTGATGTCCACAGGTGATGTCCACAGGTGATGTTCACAGGTGATGTCCACAGGTGATGTCCACAGGTGATGTCCACAGGTGATGTCCACAGGTGATGTCCACAGGTGATGTCTACAGGTGATGTCTACAGGTGATGTCCACAGGTGATGTCCACAGGTAATGTCCACAGGTGATGTCCACAGGTGATGTCCACAGGTGATGTCCACAGGTGATGTCCacaggtgatggtgatgatgatctgCTCATCAGGAAAGCTCTAGTGCTTTAGGAGCAGAGATGGGTCGAGGATCTCCAGCACAGATAGGAGAGGAAATGAGTGAAGTGTGTGAACACAATGATCCTCAGAGAAAGAGAGGAGGACATGTGGAGATTTCCCCTTCAGCAGTGCAGAACAGCATTAAAGACTGAAGGAGtctggaggagtttcagtgcgtaaaggacaagagcgCAAGCCTGAGCTGAACAAGCGTGACCTCCGACCCCTCagggggcgctgcatcaagagtcctcattcatctataagcagatCAGCACATGAGCTCAGCACTACTGCGCTAAACCTGTGACAAGCAGCACAATACAGAGTCACATCCACAAACACCAGCCAACACTGCACTGTGCCaagaggaagccctatgttaacagtgtccagaagcgccgttcacttctctgggctcggaggGATCTGGGCTGGAGCATCACACAGTGGAGACGTGTCCTGTGCTCAGATGATGCAGTGTTTCAGGAAGAATTGGACGCCATGGATGACCTGAATGTCAGAGGCTGGTGTGTTGATTATAGTGTgtgtttcattgtgtgtgtgtgtgttctcagggCGGTCTGCTGGAGGATGACCTGTATGGTGGAGGCTGGTGTGCGGGACACACTGACCCGCTGCAGTGGTTTGAGGTGGACGCGCGCAGACTGACGAAGTTCACTGCTGTGGTCACTCAGGGGCGGAGCTCGCTATGGTCGTacgtacaaaacacacacacacacacacacacacacacacacactcaacaacaCTGTGAATGTGTGGAAATGGAAGCAGGATCTGGTGTAACGGGGCTTTTGGGTAATGTTTGGCCAGAATAAAAACCATAAGTAATCATAATATAATGTCCCCGCAGCTCAcagaaatctgtgtgtgtgtgtgtgtgtgttgcaggagtGACTGGGTGAGCTCATATAAAGTTCTGTTCAGTAATGATTCTCACAGCTGGGTGACACTGAAGAACGGCTCCAGAGACctggtgagacacacacacacacacacacacacaatctctctcttacacacacacacacacacacagctgtaacCCTGCGCTTCTGCTGGCGTCAGTAGATTTTCTCTGGGAATCGGGAGAAGGAGATTCCGGTTCTGAACACGTTCCCGCGAGCGGTGGTGGCGCGGTACATCCGGATCAACCCGCGCTCCTGGCACAGCGGAGGAGGAGTCTGCATGAGGGTGGAGATCATGGGCTGTCCGATGCcaggtgaccacacacacacgctcacacacacacacacacacacacacaggttgtaTATAGTTTGACACAGTCTTCATTATTAGTCCTGTATCAGTAGCGCTGGGCTGATATGATGAGGGCTGATCTGCTGACTGCAGTTCTTCTGCTGTTTAGATCCAAACAACTATTACCGGCGCCGGAACGAAGTGACGACCACAGACAACCTGGACTTCAAACACCACAGCTATAAGGAGATGAGACAGGTGCCGGAGTCTGTCATCATGATCAATAATCTATCATCATGATCAATAATCTATCATCATGATCAATAATCTATCATCATGATCAATAATCTATCATCATGATCAGTAATCTATCATCATGATCAATAATCTATCATCATGATCAATAATCTATCATCATGATCAGTAATCTATCATCATGATCAATAATCTATCATCATGATCAGTAATCTATCATCATGATCAATAATCTATCATCATGATCAGTAATCTATCATCATGATCAATAATCTATCATCATGATCAATACTCTATCATCATGATCAATAATCTATCATCATGATCAGTAATCTATCATCATGATCACTAATCTATCATCATGATCACTAATCTATCATCATGATCAATAATCTATCATTATGATCAATAATCTATCATCATGATCAATAATCTATCATCATGATCAATAATCTATCATCATGATCAATAATCATGATCAATAATCTATCATTATGATCAATAATCTATCATCATGATCACTAATCTATCATCATGATCAATAATCTATCATCATGATCAATAATCTATCATCATGATCAATAATCATGATCAATAATCTATCATCATGATCACTAATCTATCATCATGATCAATAATCTATCATCATGATCAATAATCTATCATCATGATCAATAATCATGATCAATAATCTATCATCATGATCAGTAATCTATCATCATGATCAATAATCTATCATCATGATCAATAATCTATCATCATGATCAATAATCTATCATTATGATCAATAATCTATCATCATGATCAATAATCTATCATCATGATCAATAATCTATCATCATGATCAATAATCTATCATCATGATCAATAATCTATCATCATGATCAATAATCATGATCAGTAATCTATCATCATGATGTATcatcagtatatgtgtgtgtgtatgtgtgtgtgcgtgtgtgtgtgtgcatgcatgtgtgtgtgtgtgtgtgcatgcatgtgtgtgtgtgtgtgtgtgtgtgtgtgtgtgtgtgcgtgcgtgtgtgtgtgtgtgtgtgtgtgtgtgtgtgtgtgtgtgtcctcagctGATGAAGGTGGTGAGTGAGATGTGTCCTAACATCACTCGTATTTACAACATCGGTAAAAGTTTCCAGGGCCAGAAGCTGTACGCCATCGAGATCTCAGACAACCCAGGAGAACACGAGCTGGGTcagtcactgtgtgtgtgtgtgtgtgtgtgtgtgtttatgactatctgtgtgtgtttgggtcACTGTGTGTTTATTAtcctttctgtgtgtgtgtgtgtgtgtgtgtgtgtataagtgtgtgtgtgtgtgtgtgtgtgcgtgtgtgtatgtgtgtgtgtgtgtgtgtgtgtgtgtgtgtgcgtgtgtgtatgtgtgtgtgtgtgtgcgtgtgtgtatgtgtgtatctgtgtgtgtgtgtgtgcaggtgagcCGGAGTTCCGCTACACCGCCGGTGCTCATGGGAATGAGGTGTTGGGTCGAGAGCTGCTTCTTCTGCTGCTGCAGTTCATGTGTCAGGAGTATCTGAGCGGAAACACTCGCATACGCCACCTGGTGGAGGAGACGCGCATTCACCTGCTGCCCTCAGTCAACCCCGACGGACACCAGCAGGCCTACGAGgcggtaaacacacacacacacacacacacacacacacacacacacacacacacacactacacacacacacacacacacacacactacacacacacacacacacacacacacagtatatgtgTTTTGTATCTAATTCTTTGTGTgttctgatgtgtgtgtttgtgtgtgtgtgtgtgtgtgtgtgtgtgtcagggctCGGAGCGCAGCGGCTGGTCTCTGGGCCGCTGGAGTCTGGATGGTCTGGATATTCATCATAATTTCCCGGACCTGAACTCTGTGCTGTGGGAAGCAGAGGCCAGGAATTGGGTCCCGCGCAGATTCCACAACCACCACGTGCCCATCCCGGACTGGTACCGCTCTGCCAACGCCACCGtgagtctacacacacacacacacacacacacacacgcacacacactgagtatgtgtgtgagagagagattgtgtggatgattgtgtttgttttatattgatgtgtgtgtgtgtgtgtgtgtgtgtgtgtgtgtgtgtgtgtgtgtgtgtgatgttgagAGGTTAGGGTTTAGTTTAGAggcgtgtgagtgagtgagtggaggGTGTTACTCAGAGCAGCTCAGTGTAGAACATGACACATGAGTCACTATATCTGCTCATCCTTCAGCTCGTCCTCTGCTGCATCCTCATCCTCACAGTCAGCAGAGCAATGATGATCTGAGGCAGAAGAGGGCGCCAGTTCTCCAGCTGATGCCACACAAGAGaattattgacaccttacagatgttgatctgcTTAAAGTTTGCTCCAGTAGTTCAGCGTTCACACTTCAGCACTGCACACACCTTATAGCGTCTTCTCAATCAGGTGTAGGAGTGTCTTTAACACTTCTGTTGATTCTATTATGAAGAGATCACATATtctgattaaatattaaaactgtttgtgTTAGTGATGCTGTAATGTTCAGAACAGTCAGACACCACACACTGCTCTGAGCTTTAACTGTCACACagctgacctcagatcagcaGCTGATGGAGGATACACTGACCTGCACATTACTcacacactagatggagacacacAGTCAAACAGCAGCGCGGCAGAGGAGCGCACTCACTGACGGCCACTGTTATTCAGCAGGTGTCATCTGGGAATGACACACCTCGAGAcgtcatgactgaccaatcagaatccagtattCAGCCATGTAATGATCCCAGATATGAGGAGTGTGATGCAGCGGTGTTGATCtgctctgacctctgacctcaggtTGCCGTGGAGACGCGTGCGCTTGTGTCGTGGATGGAGAAGATCCCGTTCGTGCTGGGGGCCAATCTGCAGGGTGGAGAGCTGGTGGTGTCCTTCCCGTTCGACCGCACGCGCTCGGTGACGGCGCTCCGCgaggccacgcccactcctgatGACCAGGTGTTCCGCTGGCTGGCGTTCGCCTACGCCTCCACACACCGGCTGATGACGGACGCCGGACGCCGCCTCTGCCACACACACCACTGCGCCAGCGAGGACGGCACCATCAACGGCGCCTCCTGGCACACCGCTGCAGGAAGTGAGCCACACCCACATTTGTCTCAGCCACGCCCACATTTGTCTGAGCCCTGCCCACTCACctgctcactgtgtgtgtgtcctcaggtATGAACGACTTCAGCTACCTGCACACCAACTGCTTCGAGCTCTCGGTGTACACCGGCTGCGACAAATACCCACACCAGAGCGAGCTACCGGAGGAGTGGGAGAACAACCGAGAGTCACTGCTCGTCTTCATGGAGcaggtccacacacacacacacatacacacacgcacacacacacgcacacatgcaaacacacgcacacacacacacatgcaaacacacaaacagacaaacagacaaaaacacaaacaaacacacgcaaacatgtgcgcacatacacacactcaaaccatcacaaacgtgcacacacaaaaacaaacacacgcacacacacaaacaaacaaacatgcacacataaacaaacacacgtgcgcgcacacacacaaacaaactcatatgcacataaaaacaaaaacacacgcgcgcgcacacacaaacacacacacacacacacacacacacacacacacaaacaaacatgcacacacaaaaacaaacacacacacatgcactcatgtgcgcgcacacactcacacacacaaacaaacactcacacgcacatgtgcgcacacacacaaacaaacactcatgtgcacacaaaaacacacaaacacacacacacaaacaaacacacgcactaaaacacacgcacaaacacacacacaaaaacacaaacacacacacacatgcacacacatgtgcacacaaaaacacacacatacaaacacacatacacaaaaatacatgtgcacagacacaaacaaacccacacacacacaaacacactcaaaactaaacaaacacacacatgcacacacgtgtacacacaaacatacaaaaacaaacacacatacacaaagacacacgtgcacacacagacaaacaaacacacatgcaaaaacacgCAAAAACACACAGgtgtacacacaaaaacaaacacacatagacaaacacacatacacaaacacacacgcacacccacacaaacacacacacacaaacacatgcacatacatgtatacacaaaacaaaaacacatacacacacacagacaaacacaaaaaatCAGGACTCTGGAAACACCAGTGTCCtttaatgtgtatgtgtgtgtgtgtgtgtgtgtgtgtgtgtgtgtgtgtgtgtgtgtgtgtgtgtgcacaggtgCATCGTGGGATTAAAGGTGTGGTCAGAGACGGTCAGGGGAAGGGAATCGCTAATGCCGTCATCTCAGTGGAGGGAATCAATCATGACGTGCGctcaggtgacacacacacacacacacacacacacacacaccctgatgTAATGATGTtattcatactggaaacatgcgtTCAGAGTGTTACagccgctgtgtgtgtgtgtgtgtgtgtgtgtgtgtgtgtgtgtgtgtgtgtatgcagcgTCTGACGGCGATTACTGGCGTCTGCTGAACCCTGGAGAGTACCGCGTGACGGTGCGGGCGGAGGGCTTCAGCTCCAGCAGCAGGGTCTGCACCGTGGGCTACGCTAACACCGCTAGCAGCTGCGACTTCCAGCTCAGCAGATCGAACCTGCAGCGCATCAGAGAGATCATGAGGAGGTTCAACAAGCAGCCAATCAGCATGAGGAGCAGACCCAGGCACTGAgcgcacgcgtgtgtgtgtgtgtgtgtgtgtgtgtgtgtctgtgtgtgtgtgtgtgtgtgtgtgtgtgtgtgtgtgtgtgtgtgtgtgtgtgtgtgtgtgtgtgtgtgtgtgtgtgtgtgtatgtgtgtgtgtgtgtgtgtgtgtgtgaggagcaGACTGAAGCAGAGacacagtttgtgtgtgtgtgtgtgtgtgtgtgtgtgtgtgtgtgtgtgtgtgtgtgtgtgtgttttattagagtGTGTTGTGTATATATGGTGTGTATGGTCTGCGTTGATGTTGATTGGCTGTTGTATATTTATGTTATGCCACACGTCTGGACTGCTCAGCCACTGACGTTCATTATGAGACTATAGATTtgcataatcacacacacacacacacacacacacacacacacgtgtgtaaTCAGTCATCACGTGTAGATGATTCTGCTGGTTGCTCCTGTAACTCCTCCTGAGCTGCCGCTGGTGTCCTCATCATGTCTTCTGTTATCTGTGGTTTATAGTCGTGAGCTGATTAAACGTGTGGATAAGAGTGTGTGTCGTGaggatcttcatcatcatcatcatgtgacTACAGCATATCTGACTGAACACCCCTCGCCATGTCTCAGAGAACTGATGTGTCCTGCAGCGCCGCCTGCTGGAGTCCTGTGGAGTGTGAGGTTCAGGATGAGCACTGCAGGGGTCACTGAGGGACATTGAGGGTCACTGCAAATTACTGGTGTCACTGTCGGTCACCGGAGTCATTATAGGTCACTATGGTCAGCGTGGGTTAGTGCAGTTCACTGGGGTCACTGTAGGTCACTGGAGTCATTACGGGTCACTGGGATCACCTTGGGATACTACAGTCCACTGGGGTCACTGCATTGTACTGGGGGGGGGGTCACTAGAGTCACTGCACTTCACTGGGGATCACTGCAGTTTATTAATGTCACTGGGTCACTAGGGTCACTGTGGGTCAGTGCAGTTCACTAGGGACACAGGAGTCAATATGGGTCACTAGAATCACTGTACTGGAGTCATTATGGTTCACTGTGGGTCACCAGAGTTATTATGGGTCACTGGGGTCACCTTAAGTTACTACAGCTCAGTGGGGTCACTGCATTTCACtgagggggggtggggggttgtggGTCACAAAGGTAATTAAGAGTCACTGGAGTCATTATGGGTCACTAGGGTCACTGTGGGTCACCGAAGTTATTATGGGTCACTGGGGTCTCCTTGGGTTACTACAGTTCAGTGGGGTCACTGCATTGCAccaggggggagggggggttgtgGGTCACTTAAGTCATTTAGGGTCACTGCACTTCACTGGGGAGGGGATCACTGCAGTTTATTGGTGTCACTGTGGGTCACTGGAGTCATTTAGGGGTTACTAGGGTCACTGTGGGTCAGTGAAGTCCACTGGGGTCACTAGAGTCATTAAGGGTCAGTAGGGTTACCGTGGGTCACTGGAGTCATTAGGGGTCACTAGGGTCACTGTGGGTCAGCAGAGTTATTATGAGTCACTGGGGTCACCTTGGGTTACTACAGTTCAGTGGGGTTGCTGCATTGTACTGGGCTTTTTTGCTGATCACTTGCGTTATTGTGGGTAACTGGAGTCATCATGGGCCACTAGGGTCACCATGGGTCACTGCAGTTTAATGTGTCACTGTGGGTTACTGGAGTAATTACAAATCACTGGGGTCACCGTGGGTCACTGAAGTTCACAGGGGTCACTGCATTGCACTTGGGGTCACTGGAGTCATTACGGGACACTGATGTCACCTTGAGTTACTACAGTTCAATGGGGTCACTGCATTACACTGGCGTTTTTTGTTAATCACTGGGGTCACTGAAGTCATTATGGGTCACGAGGGTCTTTGTGGGTCACTGCAGTTCACTGGGGGTCACTGGAGTCATTAGGGTCACCGTGGGTCACTGAAGTTATTATGGGTCACTGGGGTCACCGTGGGTTACTGCATTGCACTGTGGGTCACTGGGGTCACCTTGGGTTACTGGGGTTGCTGCATTGTACTGGGCTTTTTTGTTGAACACTGGGGTCACTGGAGTCATTATGGTCCACTAGGGCCACCATGGGTCACTGCAGTTTACTGTGTCACAGTGGGTCACTGGAGTAATTACGGATCACTGAGGTCAACCTGGTTGACGAATTCACAGGGGTCACTGCATTGCACTTGGGGTCACTTTGGGTCACTGGAGTCATTACAGGTCACCTTGAGTTACTACAGTTCAATGGGGTCACTGCATAGCACTAGAGATCACTTGTTGATCACTGTGGGTCACTGGAGTCATTATGGGTCACCAGGGTCTTGTGGGGGTCACTGCAGGGGTCACTGCAGTTTACTGGTGTCACTGGAGTGATTATGGGTCACTAGAGTCACTGTGGCTCACTGCGGGGGTCACTGGAGTCATTATGCATTTTATACATAATGATAATTGGAAGTGCTTGAATAAAATGAGTGAAGTTTGTtcatgaactaatttcgagaggatcacgtgcttatgatttatcacggccggtcccgTATTTGCttatcactatcttccaatcacatgagccctaagctactataaatagcctcagttttcagctcattttatcttcgtttggaggaacccccctcctccctattctcctcctttacctctgattgggcggcacggcggcccagtggttagcactgtgagccccacggcaagaacactgccggccccgATCCTTCAgggccggtgggtgtttctgtgaggagtttgtatgttctctccgtgtccgcgtgggttttccccgagttctttggtttcctcccaccatccaaagacctTCAACATGtataacaatcaagcatttgtctaacccCTGTGTTGTCTTAGCTACCGcagtcggggagttctgagatccaccgagctcaggctcccctctcgctctgccaacgggaggaagccccgggctcgaggatcccttgagctcggggctctctcccgggacagcatgccaaacaagcttttataaatcatcagctaagtgtaaactcttgaaataatgTACAGCACGTGTCAGAGattaaaataaagaagaaagTGATTGGAATCAGATTAAATCTGTGTGTGAAGGGCTCTAACAGGAAGgagaagaaggaaagaaagaacaaGGCCCAAATAGCCACTGCGGGTCACTGCTGCTCTTCTTGTGTCTCCATCAGgatcttcagctgtgtgtgtgtgtgtgtgtgtgtgtgtgtgtattgtcagTGTTTTCTCCCTCAGGGTGATCATCATTCCAGCAGAAACACACTGAAGAACAGCTGATCTGACGGAAACTGACTGAAGGTgattgttagtgtgtgtgtgtgtgtgtgtgtgtgtgtgtgtgtgtgtgtgtgtgtgtgtgtgtgtgcgtgcgcgcgtgcgtgcgtgcgtttgtgtgaTTGAGCTGGTGATGAAGTATTGAGAGTGTTTCTGCTGTAATAAAGCATcagtccagcaggtggcgctgcaCACCAACACAACTGAGCTGATGATCCTGTCtgtactgatgatgatgatgatgatgatgatgatgatgatcagctCATCCAGCACTTGCAGAGATTCTGGCGTTTCTGTTCTTCACTGACTGACGGGTGAGCAGAGGAGTGTGTATCTCTTCAGTAAACCCTaaactcagtgtgtgtgtgtgtgtgtgtgtgtgtgtgtgtgtgatcatgacACTGAAAGCTCCAGCACTCAGACAATCAAAATGTAACATCATactttatatatgaagagttGAGAGTGACTCTGGACTGATCTAGCAGTCATTAATGTGATGCAGATTACTGATCAACAGTTGAGTCTTCAGCAGTTGATTGATCAGTCTGATAGGATACGATAGTTACAGAATGCTGTAATGGAGCAGATCTTTACTGAAAACTCTAATGATGTTCGGCATTAAAGCAAATATTCTCCCAGATATCTGTCAGCAGACTCACACAGAGCAATATCATCCATTGAGGAAACATATCAAATCTTTGTGTTCTCACTAATATGACAATAACCATCCAGCGCTCGCTTTATTTTCAGTGAAGTGTCAGCTGAAACCACATGAACTGTTCACGCAGTATGGACACACGTGCAGGATTTCAGCATCTTTAAACTCATTTTTTCTGAATAATCATAAATCTGTAAGCTATGATCTGCTGTgtggagctgctttgacacagtctacattgtaaacgcGCTGTACACATAAAGCTGAACTCAGCCGAATCATCAGACATGTGGAGGCAACACTTCCACAGAAACGGCCAGACACAGCGCTCTATTCACCACCATAACATCCCCACAACCAGCGCTGCTGTCCACAACCACAAATCCCTGCACACATGAACACAGCACATATGTAATATTGAATACCCTGATGCAGTGCCTGCTCATCCCTCTCGGGCTGTTCTGTGTTCTGTTGGCTTGTCATGAAGATATTTAGACTAACGGTTGTGTTCTGATGTTCTGAATTAGAGAAGAGTTGTGTGCTAATAGTGTGAAGGTGGATCTGTTCTGCAGACGATGACCCTCCTGCCGAGTTTAATTACGACACACACACAGCGGAAACAGGCGATGAGAGCCGATGAACCCCGAGCGAGAGGCGCCGGTGGGCCAGCTGGACACATGACCATCTGATTACAGCACAGTGCAGAgtcataattaatatatttatcaaatTAATTAGTGAGAGAAGCTGAGCagaacactgcagatggacaatCCGTTCAGTTCATGCTTATTCACACAGCGCCTCTCCAGAGTGTGTGTCAGCAGATGAACACAGGAGTTCTGGAGAACTGAAGCGGAgtcagtccagtgttcagagctgaagctcagttcagttcagttcagtgtgctttaatcttcactgctgagagtccaaacactgaagagcaaatccatccatgagCAGAAACACAAGACCCAAACCAAGCAGaacagtggaggaacaaacttcaccaactgaccaaAGTGAAGGAGAGAAACCTGGAGAGGAACCAGGCTCAGTTGTGCTCCACCATTCTTCTGGCCAAacgtcctgtgcagagctgcagtctaggcgccggaggctggagagctCTGGATGTCCATCgcggagaagctgcaggtgtgagaggtcaccggctggtgttcaggctggcccgcTGGATCTGtgcggagactcgtctgtcactggggtcttacaggaatcagtctcgcactctccactcctccatgaccaccacagcagctgctcaggacgcggcctggtccaggattatggagaccttggcatcatctcttcacaggtcttggatggcatcagtggtgctgcagactctctgagggcctcgggatgagcaTGCCCAGGTGGAGATGGAGAATGAAGAGCACAGACGGAGAGAAGCTGCACAGAACACTGCAGACGGACAGAGAGAGACGCTCAGACCACAGCAGCTCTGCAGGAGGACCACAGGAGACACGTGAccctccatctgtgtgtgtgtgtgtgtgtgtgtgtgtgtgtgtgtgtgtgtgtctgtgtgtgtgtgtctgtgtgtgtgtgtgtgtgtgtgtgtgtctgtgtgtgtgtgtctgtgtgtgtgtgtgtctgtgtgtgtgtgtctgtgtgtgtgtgtgtgtgtgtctgtgtgtgtgtgtgtgtgtgtgtctgtgtgtgtgtgtctgtgtgtgtgtgtgtgtgtgtgtgtgtgtgtgtgtgtgtgtgtctgtgtgtgtgtgtgtgtgtgtctgtgtgtgtgtgtgtgtctttgtgtgtgtgtgtgtgtctgtgtgtgtgtgtgtgtgtgtgtgtgtctgtgtgtgtgtgtgtgtgtgtgtgtgtgtgtgtgtgtgtgtgcgtgcgctcaGGTTGTGTTTGAGCTTGATATGAACACTTCCTCATCATTTCCTTGCTTGTGCACTTTGAAGAGTGTTTGTCCTGATGAACACAGCAGAAGATGTTGTGCAGGATGCTGGAGAAGCAGACACTGACCTCACAGTGCAGACTGAACATTCTTCAGAGCATCTTCATTGGTGTTCAGCAGGAGACAGAAGCTGCAGCAGCTGTAGTGAATATCACTGATGACTGAGTTAGAGTTAGTGTGTCCTGTCGCTTTAAGAGCGGCCTGTGTCCGTGCTGTGCTGCGGGGAGCTGCaggatcaggtgtgtgtgtgtgtgtgtgtgtgtgttctgctcacATTCTTCACATGCGCACACAGATGCTTAAAGGAGTCTGCTGACAGGAGAGGAGGACTGAGGAAATGATGTCACACATGTAGAACAACACTGAAGCCTGCTGTCATGAtggtcagtcacacacacacacaaacactcagatgatgaacagcacacacacacacacacacacacacacacacacacacacttttgcaaATTCaaacatttcttcattcatttattcagtcattcattcaccttcagcttagtccctttattcatcaggggttgccacagtggaatgaactgccaactattccagtatatgttttacacagcggatgcccttccagccgcaacccagtactggtaaacacccatacacactcattcacacacacacacacacttgtacactacagccagtttagttgatcactCTCattctcccccacagtccaaacacatgcgctataggggaactgatcaactacactggccatattggatgagtgtgtgtgtgtgtgtgtgtgtgtgtgtgtttgtgtcattcACCTGTCAGGAGGAACACAGTAACACACATCATCTGAACGAGCAGATGCTGGATGTTTGAtcactgtgagtgtgtgtgt contains:
- the cpxm2 gene encoding inactive carboxypeptidase-like protein X2; the protein is MMWSLQTLRLLLGIMGFLLEVSSASASEDQDYYLQELRSREHYQRGLQVGHTHTTHTPAAGEQNTLLTADPQSVKPAHRKSEKSRKAVKDGGREADSSFASQPEDCPPLGLESLNIDDFQLHASSMRHYGLGPHRGRLNIQGGLLEDDLYGGGWCAGHTDPLQWFEVDARRLTKFTAVVTQGRSSLWSSDWVSSYKVLFSNDSHSWVTLKNGSRDLIFSGNREKEIPVLNTFPRAVVARYIRINPRSWHSGGGVCMRVEIMGCPMPDPNNYYRRRNEVTTTDNLDFKHHSYKEMRQLMKVVSEMCPNITRIYNIGKSFQGQKLYAIEISDNPGEHELGEPEFRYTAGAHGNEVLGRELLLLLLQFMCQEYLSGNTRIRHLVEETRIHLLPSVNPDGHQQAYEAGSERSGWSLGRWSLDGLDIHHNFPDLNSVLWEAEARNWVPRRFHNHHVPIPDWYRSANATVAVETRALVSWMEKIPFVLGANLQGGELVVSFPFDRTRSVTALREATPTPDDQVFRWLAFAYASTHRLMTDAGRRLCHTHHCASEDGTINGASWHTAAGSMNDFSYLHTNCFELSVYTGCDKYPHQSELPEEWENNRESLLVFMEQVHRGIKGVVRDGQGKGIANAVISVEGINHDVRSASDGDYWRLLNPGEYRVTVRAEGFSSSSRVCTVGYANTASSCDFQLSRSNLQRIREIMRRFNKQPISMRSRPRRMFQMVQFLVPSGPKRPNSSSGSKPKPTLTTADQFIQRVRAVTGLRQQDVFHNLRVPNQQQTDRDEISLLLLTGYGVFCIDLKTWSGSVSAQSDSLWPLQSKEQQKHTHTHTSTEELPDALQQIRVKAGNLCAHLRRCGLHLPSSLCVPRVLLLSECVLSDALLQDELLVSHTHIEPFLRSLTEGYASWLTHTLTPAWITGQLSYSQMRAVREQLELIGSWDVLQMIDGQQISGDFQSCRHLSISRQETDLLEFSPTGSLVSDTLWSLLGHTPQVTVSLYKRGPQGWLGKPIIATATIPSSTRVIFRMRGDATESRIPCGRIRSITLSI